One window of Chloroflexota bacterium genomic DNA carries:
- a CDS encoding exo-alpha-sialidase, with amino-acid sequence MKLTVSRLLIAIAITGVLSISGVQAANTHPTKQVISNPFHEYSGIPGLKLGYGDVLAQCQAYDNTNNANPYLPFVSNVNVIVNDNYNVGAGVNQGCRAPQNETTIAVNPANPNNLVAGANDYRDCCVVSGTSLRNDGSGWVYVSTDGGLTWANKKLPGLGSTGDPRGVFKKLTSVGDPTIAFGANNTVYYANIGFNRVDESDGIFVSVSHNGGTDWDYPVLVANSGGATFFNDKLWVGADPNSGKVTISWTRFKDNPQYGYVESPIVAATSSNYGASWSNWVDVSGPHKYNQGSVPVYGNDGNIYVSFESAVAANGYLDYNVVAKSTNGGQSFSQTVVSRNVDENFPIFGGRGVLTGLHFRTNTFAALTVDRVTGKLWMAWADNRNGDATMFCDPAYGGSGCAPTSAQVFIQSSTDGVTWTAPQQLTSTAQDKIYPWVAANAGNVIVSYYSREWAPAGEIDFAYVKSANGGTTWSASTRITEQSSDPSIQFASGAFIGDYTGVAIGSDNVAHPIWTDFRGKPGVTSPNQDAVTKRIALP; translated from the coding sequence ATGAAATTGACAGTTTCCCGGCTGCTGATTGCCATCGCCATCACCGGCGTCCTAAGCATCAGCGGCGTGCAGGCGGCAAACACCCATCCGACCAAACAGGTCATCAGCAATCCGTTCCACGAATACTCCGGCATTCCCGGCCTCAAATTGGGCTATGGCGACGTGCTGGCACAGTGTCAGGCGTATGACAACACGAACAACGCCAACCCGTATCTGCCGTTCGTGAGCAACGTCAATGTGATTGTGAACGACAATTACAACGTCGGCGCGGGTGTCAACCAGGGCTGCCGCGCGCCGCAGAACGAGACGACCATCGCCGTCAACCCGGCCAACCCCAACAACCTGGTGGCCGGCGCCAATGACTACCGCGACTGTTGTGTGGTTTCCGGCACATCCCTGCGCAACGACGGCAGCGGCTGGGTGTATGTCTCCACGGACGGCGGCCTGACCTGGGCCAACAAGAAACTGCCCGGCCTCGGATCAACCGGCGATCCGCGCGGCGTGTTTAAGAAACTCACGTCGGTCGGCGATCCGACCATCGCCTTTGGTGCCAACAATACCGTGTACTACGCCAACATCGGGTTCAACCGCGTTGACGAGTCGGATGGCATCTTCGTCAGCGTGTCGCACAATGGCGGCACGGACTGGGATTATCCGGTGCTCGTCGCCAACAGCGGCGGCGCGACGTTCTTCAACGACAAGCTGTGGGTCGGCGCCGATCCGAACAGCGGCAAAGTCACCATCAGTTGGACGCGTTTCAAGGACAATCCGCAGTACGGCTACGTCGAGTCTCCGATCGTCGCCGCCACGTCCAGCAACTACGGCGCAAGCTGGTCGAACTGGGTGGATGTCAGCGGGCCGCACAAGTACAATCAGGGCTCCGTGCCGGTCTACGGCAACGACGGCAACATCTACGTCTCGTTCGAGAGCGCCGTGGCAGCCAACGGCTATCTGGACTACAATGTCGTGGCCAAGTCGACTAACGGCGGCCAGAGCTTCAGCCAGACCGTCGTGAGCCGCAATGTGGACGAGAACTTCCCGATCTTCGGCGGGCGCGGCGTCCTGACCGGGCTGCACTTCCGCACCAATACGTTCGCCGCCCTGACCGTGGACCGCGTGACCGGCAAGTTGTGGATGGCCTGGGCCGACAACCGGAACGGCGATGCGACGATGTTCTGTGATCCGGCCTACGGCGGCTCCGGATGCGCGCCGACCAGCGCGCAGGTGTTCATCCAGTCGTCGACTGACGGCGTCACTTGGACGGCGCCCCAGCAGCTCACGTCCACGGCGCAGGACAAGATCTACCCCTGGGTCGCGGCCAATGCCGGCAACGTGATCGTCTCGTATTACAGCCGCGAGTGGGCGCCGGCCGGCGAGATCGACTTCGCCTACGTCAAATCCGCCAACGGCGGCACGACGTGGTCGGCTTCGACCCGCATCACCGAGCAGTCGTCTGACCCGAGCATTCAGTTTGCGTCAGGCGCGTTTATTGGCGACTATACGGGCGTGGCTATTGGTTCCGACAACGTGGCCCACCCGATTTGGACTGACTTTCGCGGCAAGCCTGGTGTGACATCGCCCAATCAGGACGCGGTCACCAAGCGCATCGCGCTGCCGTAA
- the arsM gene encoding arsenite methyltransferase has product MSQNPIHEAVREHYGAIARQTAPAATSCCSSDPSAVSCCGDGAGPGAALYDVALLDGLPVDVTSLSHGCGDPVTIAGLKAGETVLDLGSGGGIDCFMAAKQVGASGHVIGVDMTPDMLLRANANKIKMNARNVEFRQGQIEALPVADNTVDVIMSNCVINLSPDKAAVFAEAFRVLKPGGRVAVSDIVTEGEFSPELRAQADRWAECVTGAIDGADYTRLMREAGFVDVQIADKVSADEMVRTTDGMPRIYSARVTGRKPA; this is encoded by the coding sequence ATGAGTCAAAACCCTATCCACGAAGCGGTCCGCGAACACTACGGCGCGATCGCACGCCAGACCGCTCCGGCGGCCACGTCATGCTGCAGCAGCGACCCGTCAGCCGTGTCGTGCTGTGGCGACGGCGCCGGCCCTGGCGCGGCGCTCTATGACGTGGCGCTGCTCGACGGCTTGCCGGTCGATGTGACGTCGCTCTCACACGGCTGCGGCGACCCGGTCACCATCGCGGGTTTGAAGGCGGGCGAGACGGTGCTCGACCTCGGCAGCGGCGGCGGGATCGACTGTTTCATGGCCGCGAAGCAGGTCGGCGCGAGCGGCCACGTCATCGGCGTGGACATGACGCCCGACATGTTGCTGCGCGCCAACGCGAACAAGATCAAGATGAACGCGCGCAACGTCGAGTTCCGGCAGGGGCAGATCGAGGCGCTGCCGGTCGCGGACAACACGGTAGACGTCATCATGTCTAACTGCGTCATCAACCTGTCGCCCGACAAGGCGGCCGTGTTCGCCGAGGCGTTCCGCGTGCTGAAGCCGGGCGGGCGCGTCGCCGTCAGCGACATCGTCACCGAAGGTGAGTTCAGCCCGGAGCTACGCGCGCAGGCCGACCGCTGGGCCGAGTGTGTGACCGGCGCGATTGACGGCGCTGACTACACGCGCCTAATGCGCGAGGCCGGCTTCGTCGACGTGCAGATCGCGGACAAGGTCTCCGCCGATGAGATGGTGCGCACCACCGACGGCATGCCGCGCATCTACAGCGCGCGCGTGACCGGACGCAAGCCGGCGTAA
- a CDS encoding winged helix-turn-helix transcriptional regulator — protein sequence MNVGSVAFAKAIADDTRQEIMQLLCCVWLNVGDIVERLNGKVNQPTVSHHLKKLEEAGLVKVRQDGRQRFYTLDQAQLTVCCGTLVRSFAPDFADTVLIKDIE from the coding sequence ATGAATGTTGGATCAGTCGCCTTCGCCAAAGCAATCGCCGACGACACGCGGCAGGAGATCATGCAACTCCTCTGCTGTGTCTGGTTGAACGTCGGCGATATTGTCGAGCGGCTAAACGGCAAGGTCAATCAGCCGACGGTCAGCCATCACCTCAAGAAGCTGGAGGAGGCCGGCCTCGTTAAGGTGCGGCAGGACGGCCGCCAACGGTTCTATACGCTCGACCAGGCGCAGTTGACCGTCTGTTGCGGCACGTTGGTGCGTTCGTTCGCGCCGGATTTTGCCGACACGGTGCTTATCAAAGACATCGAGTAG